The Hevea brasiliensis isolate MT/VB/25A 57/8 chromosome 9, ASM3005281v1, whole genome shotgun sequence nucleotide sequence ttattctatctatagagagaagaatgattcaatttacacataatttgagagaaaaaagagaaatactgactaaacttCATGCTGAAACTGTTTAGATCagtgtctaactgaaaaactagtaATTAGATATTAGAAAGATTTTATTGTGCAAAATGTAAAAGTTGAtagggttttatattacattttcaaGTTGAGAGACTGTAATGTTCAGAGATAATTGTTAAAATTTACCCCAGCAAAATCTATCAAAAAatttcacttatatatatatatatgtttcaaAAAATTTGTATATACATTTTGTTATATACTTTTAttttggataaattttgacaatcgtccatgaacttatctagtataatattatagtccttcaacttaaaaatataacataaaattccttcaacttttaaattttatacagtaaaatccTTTGAACCTCTAATTAtcgatttttcagttagacactGATCTGAACAGTTTTAGCGTAGAGTTTagtcaatatttttcttttttctctcaagttatgtgtaaattgaatcatttttctcacTGTAAATAAAATGATTTTTCAAGTGCAGAGAGAATacttttttaatttgaataagaGAGGAGAGATAAATATTGATTAAAAGCAATGAGAgagttgttcaaatcaattttcaattaaaaaatcagtaattgaaagttataaaaattttattgtgtaaaatttaaaagtttgagatattttatattaaattttaaggtTTAGGGGTTAGAGTGTTAAAAGCATGTAAGTATAGTTATTAACATTTACcccttctattttctttttttcaccGCAGTGCCGCAGTGTCACAACAAAGTCCTCCTTTGCTTTCCTCGCTCTCTCTCTTTCCCTGTCTGTCGCAGAGAGAGAGTTCATTCCCGGATCTCACTCTCTGGATCCACGCACAGGTAAGCCATTGCTCTTGATCAACCCAATGCTTCACTTCAATTCTTTCTCTAACTTCAATCTTCCTTCCTTTATGCCTGTTATTCCCGCGACTCTTTCTCCTTCtctctacttttttttttcttttttctttttatctttatTCTTTGGGGTTTTTGGTTCTTGGCATTGAACCCTTTGTTTGGTTCCCTAGAAACTTTCAACATGATATGGGTTTTGAATCTTATGATTCATGCAATTCTCTCCATTTTTTCAATCAAAAGGAAGTATTTACATTTAAGTGAAAACCTGGATTATCTGTTCTTGTTAagccttttctttcttctttactTTTTGTTTCTTTCTGGGTTTTGATTTGATTAAACGAAGAGTTTCTGTTTATCTCTTCTGCTAGATCTGGTGTAGTCAGTTTCTTAGTCGGGTGTGCAGTGATCTGTTGTTTTATTATGTCTCCCATTTTATCGGTATCATAAACAGTCAAGGTGGTGTTCTAGTTCCCAATTGTgtgtgtatgaatgtatgcaacTAATGCTTTATTTCTGTGAATTGTGAttggaatttttttttgttaagtgTATTTTTGGGTTAGATCATTCAATTAGGGTTTTATAGGTGCTCGTGATGATTTTAGTTTTGTGGGTCATTCAAATTCTTGAAGAGGAAGGAGTGGAGAATGATCCTTCAACTATATTCTACGTTTCAAATAACCAATCATATAATTTTCCCTCTTTCGAAGTACATGAGAAATGATAACGTTGATTGGTGCTCTTTTAATAATTTAGGCTGCTTGAGCTTCATTCTGATATGTATGCTTGCATATATCATAGTGCAGCATCAGGACAGCTATCTTCTTGCTCTGCTTTTGATGTGTTTTGCACTTGTTTCCTTGCTTATGGCTAATGAGCATGTATTGATTGTTTTTGTCAACTATGAAGGGTATGCTTCAGCCAAGTTATTGTGCCTCCTCTATTTAGCAAACTGGTAGACACTGATAGAAATTGGTTTGTGAACAAAGAATCTTGTACAGATATGGGTCGCTTAAAGCTGCAATCCGGAATTAAGGCAATTGAGGAAGAACCTGAAGAATGTGACTCTTCCTACGCTAACAAGGCTACTTTAGCATGTATGATTAATGCGGAAGTAGGTGCAGTATTGGCGGTCATGAGAAGAAATGTAAGATGGGGAGGTCGTTATATTTCTGGTGATGATCAGCTAGAGCACTCTTTGATTCAGTCTTTGAAGGCATTGCGGAAACAGATATTCTCATGGCAGCATCCATGGAATACCATCAATCCTGCTGTGTATCTCCAACCATTTCTGGATGTGATTCGATCAGATGAAACTGGTGCTCCAATCACTGGGGTTGCTTTGTCATCTGTTTACAAGATTTTAACTCTTGATGTGATTGATCAAAACACTGTAAATGTTGAAGATGCTATGCACTTGGTAGTTGATGCAGTGACAAGTTGCCGATTTGAGGTGACCGATCCAGCATCAGAAGAGGTGGTGCTAATGAAGATACTTCAGGTTCTTCTAGCTTGTATGAAAAGTAAAGCTTCGGTCACACTTAGTAATCAACATGTCTGTACCATAGTGAACACTTGTTTCCGTATAGTTCACCAAGCAGGAACTAAAGGTGAGTTGTTACAGCGTATAGCTCGGCACACAATGCATGAACTTGTTAGGTGCATTTTTTCACACCTGCCAGATGTTGACGACACAGAGCATGCACTGGTTAATGGAGTTAGTCCTGCCAAACAGGAGGTATAATTGCACATTTTGTTCTTGTTTACAATTGCAAAGGCTTTCTTCTTATTGTCTTTAACTTTTTCTCTGTAACAATTGTTTTTAATTACACATCAGAAAATGTGATTCTTATCCCAGTTTTCATGCTTGAAAATTGATGGAAATTTGGGGAAAAGTTGCAGTGGTACTAATTTCAAATTCAATAGCTGATAAAGGCATACAGCTTGGTTCTATGATTTTACTTTAATCTAAAATGTTGAGTTTATGTTAATTGTCTTCTTGGTTGGAGATTTACACTATATTCTTTTTGCTTTTTCTTTGAGAATCAATTAATTGATTAGGAAGCCTGGAGGCCATTTTGAGTTCCATGATCTGGTATCTGTCCAACAAGGCATTACAATCTACCATGTGGCATCTCCTGTGAAAACCTATCTAGTATTCTAGtgcctataaattggaaaaataaagaaaatgtcTTGATGTTAATCTACTGACGTATGGAATATAGTTTAGAGATGATCTGTGAGTATCTGTTTTCTTCTTCTTTAAAACTATAATATTTGGATTAAACAATGAATAACTATAGGTTTTTGTGTTCTGCATGTCTGTGTCATGGCTTTATTTTCTGTTTTATAACTCAAAACTTAAGAACCTTCTTTCTATTACAGATTGCTGGTCTAGATAATGATTACACTTTCGGGAGCAAACAAATAGAAAATGGCAGTAGTTCTGAGTTGGATGGTCAAACATCCTCTGTTAGCTATGGTTCGAGTGCTTCCACAGGTCTGGTGGCAACTGTAATGGAAGAAAGTACTATTGGAGGTAGTAGTGGAAAGGATGCCCTTCCATATGATTTGCACCTTATGACAGAGCCATATGGTGTCCCCTGCATGGTGGAGATATTTCACTTCTTGTGTTCTTTATTAAATGTTGCTGAACATATGGGAATGGGTCCCAGATCTAATACAATAGCATTTGATGAAGATGTACCCCTTTTTGCTTTGGGCTTAATTAATTCAGCTATTGAATTGGGTGGGCCTTCTATTCGTCGTCATCCCAGGTTACTGAGTTTGATCCAGGATGAATTATTTCGTAATCTGATGCAGTTTGGCTTGTCAATGAGCCCACTAATTCTCTCAATGGTTTGTAGTATTGTTCTCAACCTTTATCACCATCTGCGTACTGAACTCAAATTGCAGCTTGAGGCTTTCTTCTCTTGTGTCATTCTGAGACTTGCACAGAGCAAATATGGTGCTTTATACCAACAGCAAGAGGTTGCTATGGAGGCTCTTGTAGACTTCTGCAGGCAGAAAACATTTATGGTCGAGATGTATGCTAATTTGGATTGTGACATAACATGCAGTAATGTGTTTGAAGACCTAGCTAATTTGTTGTCAAAGAATGCATTTCCGGTAAACTGCCCTTTGTCTGCAATGCACATTCTTGCTTTGGATGGTCTCATAGCTGTTATTCAGGGGATGGCTGAAAGGATAGGCAATGGATCAGTTAATTCAGAACAGGCACCAGTGAACCTTGAGGAGTATACACCCTTCTGGATGGTGAAGTGTGACAACTATAGTGATTCTAATCACTGGGTTCCCTTTGTCCGCCGGAGAAAGTATATTAAGAGAAGATTGATGATTGGAGCTGATCACTTTAACCGTGATCCAAAGAAAGGCCTAGAATTTCTCCAAGGAACACATCTCTTGCCTGACAAACTTGACCCTCAAAGTGTGGCCTGCTTTTTCAGGTATACTGCTGGGTTAGATAAGAATCTTGTTGGGGATTTCCTGGGCAATCATGATGAGTTTTGTGTTCAAGTTCTTCATGAATTTGCTGGGACATTTGATTTCCAAGGCATGAACTTGGACACTGCTCTGCGGCTGTTCTTGGAAACTTTTAGATTGCCTGGAGAATCTCAAAAAATACAAAGGGTGCTTGAGGCATTTTCTGAGAGATACTATGAGCAATCGCCACAGATCCTAGCTAACAAGGATGCTGCTCTTTTGTTATCTTATTCTCTCATAATGCTTAACACAGATCAGCATAATGTGCAGGTGAAGAAAAAGATGACAGAAGAGGATTTTATCCGGAATAATAGGCACATCAATGGAGGCAATGACTTACCTCGAGAATTCCTGTGTGAATTGTACCACTCAATTTGTAAGAATGAGATACGGACAACTCCAGAACAAGGAGCTGGTTTCCCTGAAATGACCCCAAGTCGTTGGATTGATCTAATGCACAAATCCCAGAAAACTGCTCCATTTATTGTATCTGATTCAAGAGCCTACCTTGACCATGACATGTTTGCTATAATGTCAGGTCCCACAATTGCTGCTATCTCTGTTGTGTTTGATCATGCAGAACATGAGGATGTTTACCAGACATGTATTGATGGATTCTTAGCTGTAGCAAAAATTTCAGCATGTCATCATCTTGAAGATGTATTGGATGATCTAGTTGTTTCTCTATGTAAGTTCACAACCCTCTTGAATCCATCATCTGTTGAAGAACCTGTGCTAGCCTTTGGTGATGACACAAAAGCCAGGATGGCGACTGTGACTGTTTTTACCATTGCAAATAGATATGGTGATTATATTCGCACAGGTTGGAGAAATATTCTGGATTGCATTCTACGGTTGCACAAGCTTGGTCTTCTGCCAGCACGTGTAGCCAGTGATGCCGCTGATGAATCTGAGGTTTCTGCTGACCCTGGGCATGGGAAACCTATCACAAATTCTCTGTCTTCAGCTCATATGCAATCCATGGGAACTCCAAGACGATCTTCTGGATTGATGGGTCGGTTTAGTCAGCTCTTATCTCTTGACACTGAGGAGCCAAGATCGCAACCCACTGAACAACAACTTGCTGCTCATCAACGTACCCTGCAGACCATCCAAAAATGCCATGTTGACAGCATATTTACAGAGAGTAAGTTCTTGCAAGCTGAATCTTTATTGCAGCTTGCACGAGCACTCATCTGGGCAGCAGGGCGTCCCCAGAAAGGAAACAGCTCCCCAGAGGATGAAGATACTGCAGTTTTCTGCCTGGAGTTGCTGATTGCAATTACTCTGAACAACAGGGACAGGATTGTTCTATTGTGGCAGGGTGTTTATGAGCACATAGCTAACATTGTTCAATCAACTGTAATGCCTTGTGCCTTAGTAGAGAAGGCTGTGTTTGGACTCCTCCGGATTTGCCAGCGGCTGCTGCCATACAAAGAGAACTTGGCTGATGAACTTTTGAGGTCATTGCAACTTGTTTTGAAACTTGATGCCCGTGTTGCTGATGCTTACTGTGAACAAATTACACAGGAAGTCAGTCGCCTTGTGAAAGCAAACGCTACGCACATCAGATCTCTAATGGGATGGCGTACAATTACATCACTACTTTCCATCACAGCTCGGCACCCTGAAGCTTCTGAAGCTGGATTTGATGCGTTGTTGTTCATAATGAGTGATGGAGCTCACTTGTTACCTGCCAATTATGTCCTCTGTGTTGATGCAGCCAGGCAGTTTGCAGAGTCTCGTGTGGCACAAGCAGAAAGGTCTGTGCGTGCACTAGATCTAATGGCAGGTTCTGTTGATTGTTTAACTCGGTGGTCTCATGAGGCTAAGGAAGCAATGGAGGAGGAGGAAGCTGCAAAGTTGTCACAGGATATTGGGGAGATGTGGCTGAGGCTTGTGCAGGGACTAAGAAAAGTTTGTTTGGATCACAGAGAAGATGTTAGAAACCATGCACTTTTATCATTGCAAAAGTGCTTGACAGGAGTGGATGGGATCAATCTGCCACATGGTTTGTGGTTACAGTGTTTTGATCTGGTAATCTTTACGATGCTTGACGACTTGCTGGAAATTGCTCAGGGACACTCCCAAAAAGATTACAGAAACATGGATGGCACACTAATAATTGCTGTAAAGCTCCTTTCAAAAGTGTTTTTACAGTTACTACATGAACTTGCACAGTTAACTACTTTCTGTAAATTATGGCTGGGGGTGCTCAGCCGAATGGAAAAATATCTAAAAGTCAAAGTAAAAGGGAAGAAGAGTGAGAAGCTTCAGGAAGTAGTGCCTGAGCTGCTTAAGAACACCTTGCTAGTGATGAAGACTAAGGGAGTACTGGTACAGAGGAGTGCCTTAGGTGGGGATAGCTTGTGGGAGCTGACATGGCTGCATGTGAATAACATTGCTCCATCTTTACAATCTGAGGTGTTCCCTGATCAACACTGGGAGCAGTCCCAGCATAAGCAGGGCGAAACTGGTGGAAGTCTGGTGTCCGATGAAACAGGTGCTGTTCCTTCAAATGGATCATTACCTTCTGAAGGTTCTGGCACTGGGGGTTAACATGTACACACAGTTTTCATCATCCTGTATTATGTTTTTTTGACGCATATAGCTGAGATTTCATGTCAAGTCACCAGAATTAACTGGGGTAGTGGTAGAGATTGAGGAAAGTCCTGGTATCAGCTCGGCTCAATAGAAAGTAGTCATCATGGTAAATGTCCTTGTTTAGAGATATGAATTTGTGACCCTATATTCCTCCTCCTATTAGTGCTCCTCGTCTCTGCTTCAATTTCATCTGGCCTTAGTTTGTTGTCGTTACCAAAATGTGGATTTCCCTGAAGATGTTATATGGTTCTGTAGGATCATCATGTAGGATGTTTCTGCAGATGAATGAATTCGACCCTCATGATTTGGTATTTTGAAAATTTGGAAGGGAAGAATTGCTTCATCTATTGTGTAGGATATTTAAGCCTATAATTTGTATTGGCTTGCTCAGTAATGTACAGAACTACAAATTTTAGACTTCTGTTTTAATTAGTTTTTCCTCAGTATGATAATGAAGAGCAGTGTTTTGGCTGGAGACTTAATCTAAATCAAATCAAATGACTTGGGAACAAAAAGTGCCTAGTGGTAAAAATGCCATCTTGCGACTATATTCCATGCTTCTATgcaatttttgttttattatttggtttttatattttaatgaaattaattatttttattttattatttgatttttatattttaatgaaattaattgttcgaTCTCTATATTTTAAAGGATATActgtttaatttttatattttgattttattaaattatttaatcactctactaaattttatattaatcaatagattttaatgttaaattactatttagtcatGTTATTTTATTgtagtttaaaaaataaaaatactactatttagcctctttaatttaattaaactaattagttagtacttatatttttaaaaatataatattttaaaaaatatatttctagatgaaaattgaaattttactatatagatattaattttaaattttgtatttttttataattattcaagtattttcattaaaatttgtgtatcatatttgtatttttttctattagaaaataattttctcaaATTATCGAATTGATTACTTGGAgatttaaaagaattaattaagctTTTTTATAGACAATTTGCACCATTTtctattaaaagataaaaataaatagagaatGAAGGAAAGAAGAGCTcaagtataaaaaaaaaagaaacatgaGAAGAAATGAATAATGGAGgctaagaaagaaataaatgagaaaaggtcaaaatataaaaaaataactgAAGGGATTAAAGAGTTAACAAAACAAATTAATAgtagtatttttcaaaatataagaatcaattaattagttttattaaaataaaaggaCTTAATAACAGTTTGATTGACATTAAAAtctattaattaatagaaaatttgatgaaaatattAAATAGCTTAATGAACTAAAAATAGAGAGATTaaatacttttaattttttaacataTATAATCCAATAGTTAATTTCTTAAAAATACAAAGTGTAAATAATAATTTCTCCTTAAAAATTTGTTATAAATTTATCTACAAAgcagtagttttttttttttttacccaaaGGCATACACACACCTAGGTAATTTAGTGATAGAACATGATCCTTGGCATACTAACATATATAAATTACCTACACATGCTATCCACAACCAATATGAAATCCCGAAGGATTAGCCCTCCATGCAGCGGATCACTATGTGGGGGGTTAAATCCACACGCACACAGGTTTATCCTCTTGAGCACTTTGATTTTTTTTACCCAAAGGTATGCACATACACCCAGGCGATTTAGTGACAAAATACATCCATTGGTAAAACTGTGACAATTTTATAAATGCATGTTATCCCATATAAATTATCTACACACGCTATCTACAATCAATGTGTAGTTGATTGAGATGAAatactatttttaaaactatagaaTCCAGATAATTAGAATCAAatattatttccttaaaaaaaattttgaattcatataatatataattttaaaaaatatttatttatgtcttaTTCAACTGTCATGTTCGTCTAAAATTGTTCAATTCAAATTAGCGAATCTTATTTGTCTCGAATATGATTAAAGATTGATATAAAcacaataaaattaataaattgtgtAAAAATCTAaatacaaatataa carries:
- the LOC110645704 gene encoding ARF guanine-nucleotide exchange factor GNOM gives rise to the protein MGRLKLQSGIKAIEEEPEECDSSYANKATLACMINAEVGAVLAVMRRNVRWGGRYISGDDQLEHSLIQSLKALRKQIFSWQHPWNTINPAVYLQPFLDVIRSDETGAPITGVALSSVYKILTLDVIDQNTVNVEDAMHLVVDAVTSCRFEVTDPASEEVVLMKILQVLLACMKSKASVTLSNQHVCTIVNTCFRIVHQAGTKGELLQRIARHTMHELVRCIFSHLPDVDDTEHALVNGVSPAKQEIAGLDNDYTFGSKQIENGSSSELDGQTSSVSYGSSASTGLVATVMEESTIGGSSGKDALPYDLHLMTEPYGVPCMVEIFHFLCSLLNVAEHMGMGPRSNTIAFDEDVPLFALGLINSAIELGGPSIRRHPRLLSLIQDELFRNLMQFGLSMSPLILSMVCSIVLNLYHHLRTELKLQLEAFFSCVILRLAQSKYGALYQQQEVAMEALVDFCRQKTFMVEMYANLDCDITCSNVFEDLANLLSKNAFPVNCPLSAMHILALDGLIAVIQGMAERIGNGSVNSEQAPVNLEEYTPFWMVKCDNYSDSNHWVPFVRRRKYIKRRLMIGADHFNRDPKKGLEFLQGTHLLPDKLDPQSVACFFRYTAGLDKNLVGDFLGNHDEFCVQVLHEFAGTFDFQGMNLDTALRLFLETFRLPGESQKIQRVLEAFSERYYEQSPQILANKDAALLLSYSLIMLNTDQHNVQVKKKMTEEDFIRNNRHINGGNDLPREFLCELYHSICKNEIRTTPEQGAGFPEMTPSRWIDLMHKSQKTAPFIVSDSRAYLDHDMFAIMSGPTIAAISVVFDHAEHEDVYQTCIDGFLAVAKISACHHLEDVLDDLVVSLCKFTTLLNPSSVEEPVLAFGDDTKARMATVTVFTIANRYGDYIRTGWRNILDCILRLHKLGLLPARVASDAADESEVSADPGHGKPITNSLSSAHMQSMGTPRRSSGLMGRFSQLLSLDTEEPRSQPTEQQLAAHQRTLQTIQKCHVDSIFTESKFLQAESLLQLARALIWAAGRPQKGNSSPEDEDTAVFCLELLIAITLNNRDRIVLLWQGVYEHIANIVQSTVMPCALVEKAVFGLLRICQRLLPYKENLADELLRSLQLVLKLDARVADAYCEQITQEVSRLVKANATHIRSLMGWRTITSLLSITARHPEASEAGFDALLFIMSDGAHLLPANYVLCVDAARQFAESRVAQAERSVRALDLMAGSVDCLTRWSHEAKEAMEEEEAAKLSQDIGEMWLRLVQGLRKVCLDHREDVRNHALLSLQKCLTGVDGINLPHGLWLQCFDLVIFTMLDDLLEIAQGHSQKDYRNMDGTLIIAVKLLSKVFLQLLHELAQLTTFCKLWLGVLSRMEKYLKVKVKGKKSEKLQEVVPELLKNTLLVMKTKGVLVQRSALGGDSLWELTWLHVNNIAPSLQSEVFPDQHWEQSQHKQGETGGSLVSDETGAVPSNGSLPSEGSGTGG